One stretch of Legionella birminghamensis DNA includes these proteins:
- a CDS encoding phage integrase N-terminal domain-containing protein, translating to MRKQSLRQTANRYLQTDNRGSFKDKKHCAFVIHKMIDDLFLMGDVPHSWHALKKYHIEQLIEFWQKNKIKSATIMDYMTTIRRFLQGINCLLSDIDNKSLGLYRQRNTRKAKKTSPDIWTEIPQTIAKIIMGMQTQFGLTFSEAIQVIPGIHTKEEMLWITREISFNSEDRTIPFRNKNQTLILAELYNYTQSDKCLLQLHDYDDILSQWRMALSAFNLPTNKTYRYLYARQLKKELLPILGNYQTDWLIRDEMGIKSRNTLWVYLHE from the coding sequence ATGCGTAAACAGTCTTTGAGACAGACTGCCAACCGATACTTACAAACGGACAATCGAGGCAGCTTCAAGGATAAAAAACATTGTGCATTCGTCATTCATAAAATGATAGATGATTTGTTTCTAATGGGCGATGTTCCACACTCATGGCATGCTCTAAAAAAATATCACATAGAACAACTGATCGAATTCTGGCAGAAAAATAAAATTAAGTCAGCAACAATAATGGATTATATGACAACAATCAGAAGATTTTTGCAGGGCATTAATTGTCTTTTATCTGATATCGATAATAAAAGCCTTGGCTTATACCGACAACGTAATACTCGAAAAGCGAAAAAAACATCTCCTGATATCTGGACTGAAATACCCCAGACAATTGCAAAAATTATTATGGGTATGCAGACGCAATTTGGTTTAACTTTTAGCGAAGCAATTCAAGTGATTCCGGGGATTCATACCAAAGAAGAAATGCTGTGGATTACTCGCGAAATTTCTTTTAATTCAGAAGACAGGACAATCCCCTTTCGTAATAAAAATCAAACGCTCATTCTTGCTGAATTATATAACTATACTCAGAGTGACAAATGCTTGCTTCAATTGCATGATTATGACGACATTCTCTCACAATGGCGTATGGCATTAAGCGCTTTCAACTTACCAACAAACAAAACCTATCGCTATCTCTATGCCAGACAATTAAAAAAAGAACTTTTACCTATTCTTGGTAACTACCAAACTGATTGGCTTATCAGGGATGAGATGGGGATTAAATCACGTAATACCTTATGGGTATACCTCCATGAGTAA
- a CDS encoding phage integrase N-terminal domain-containing protein, with product MSKSKLKSAQYSINECVKNIKGYSFASKADMRHMLNRCIKDLHEQGYKLGHLNGLKPKHIYILVDLWKAQGKSTATIKNYMAKLRKVGVLLDKPHLVKPGNDTYQINRRSYVPTYNKAIHQNDFSKCTDPLIRLSLEAQSLFGLRREESIKLIVSEAWQGNSLKIKPSWTKGGIGRTLNINDEQRQWLSKTMEQISAGQSLIPKDRTYKQHLGHYQKQLKLMGLSKCHGLRHAYAQRRYRELTQQFDPHNRLICPIDSGIPSRQLRGIELEWDRRAREIISRELGHSRMAITKTYLG from the coding sequence ATGAGTAAATCTAAATTGAAAAGCGCCCAGTACTCTATCAATGAATGTGTTAAAAATATTAAAGGCTATTCTTTTGCTAGCAAAGCAGACATGCGTCACATGCTGAACCGATGTATCAAGGACTTGCATGAGCAGGGATATAAATTGGGGCATCTTAATGGCCTAAAGCCAAAGCATATTTATATTCTGGTTGATCTATGGAAAGCTCAAGGTAAAAGTACCGCCACTATTAAAAATTACATGGCAAAATTGCGCAAAGTTGGTGTGTTACTGGATAAACCTCATCTTGTTAAGCCTGGAAACGATACCTATCAAATAAACCGGCGTAGTTATGTGCCAACTTATAACAAAGCCATTCATCAAAATGATTTTAGCAAATGCACTGATCCATTAATTCGCCTATCACTTGAAGCACAATCATTATTTGGCTTGCGCCGTGAAGAATCTATTAAATTGATAGTCAGCGAAGCCTGGCAAGGAAATAGCCTGAAAATCAAGCCAAGCTGGACCAAAGGGGGAATTGGAAGAACATTGAATATCAATGATGAACAACGACAATGGCTGTCAAAAACAATGGAACAAATATCTGCAGGTCAATCATTAATTCCGAAAGATAGAACCTATAAACAACATCTGGGTCATTATCAAAAGCAGCTAAAACTGATGGGCTTAAGTAAATGTCACGGTTTGCGCCATGCCTATGCTCAAAGAAGATATCGTGAATTGACACAACAATTTGATCCTCACAATAGGCTGATTTGCCCAATTGATAGCGGTATACCTTCAAGGCAGCTCAGAGGTATAGAGCTCGAATGGGATCGCAGAGCAAGAGAAATAATAAGCCGCGAGTTAGGTCATTCTCGCATGGCCATTACTAAAACTTATTTAGGCTGA